One Frankia alni ACN14a DNA window includes the following coding sequences:
- a CDS encoding GNAT family N-acetyltransferase: MTNRHVLDNPARSALLGPQAHLAERRGEVLRYPADVCPFIALPDEPDENTWRDLATLLGPGALVPFTGVDADLPPGWEEVGFGPGVQMIDAGVDAVGDDDAVRLGPADVPEMLDLVARTRPGPFLPRTIALGTYLGIRRGGALVAMAGERLHPPGWTEISAVCTDPDQQGTGLASRLVRAVAAGIRARGEIPFLHAAATNTNAIRLYEALGFRLRRTVTFRAARVPGAAGVPVPAQADANADEPFAARPGAGEPAV, translated from the coding sequence GTGACGAACCGGCACGTCCTGGACAATCCTGCCCGCTCGGCCCTGCTCGGCCCGCAGGCGCACCTCGCCGAGCGGCGCGGGGAGGTGCTGCGCTACCCGGCGGATGTGTGCCCGTTCATCGCCCTGCCCGACGAGCCGGACGAGAACACCTGGCGGGACCTGGCGACGCTGCTCGGTCCGGGCGCCCTGGTGCCGTTCACCGGCGTCGACGCGGACCTTCCGCCCGGCTGGGAGGAGGTCGGCTTCGGTCCGGGGGTCCAGATGATCGACGCCGGCGTCGACGCGGTCGGCGACGACGACGCGGTGCGCCTCGGCCCGGCGGACGTCCCGGAAATGCTCGACCTGGTGGCCCGCACGCGCCCCGGCCCGTTCCTGCCCCGCACCATCGCGCTGGGCACCTACCTCGGCATCCGCCGCGGCGGGGCGCTGGTCGCCATGGCCGGGGAACGGCTGCACCCACCGGGCTGGACCGAGATCAGCGCCGTCTGCACCGATCCGGATCAGCAGGGGACGGGGCTGGCGTCCCGGCTCGTGCGGGCGGTCGCCGCCGGGATCCGCGCCCGCGGCGAGATCCCCTTCCTGCACGCCGCCGCGACGAACACGAACGCGATCCGCCTCTACGAGGCCCTCGGTTTCCGGCTGCGGCGCACGGTGACCTTCCGCGCCGCCCGGGTCCCTGGCGCCGCGGGCGTGCCCGTGCCCGCCCAGGCCGACGCCAACGCCGACGAGCCGTTCGCCGCGCGCCCGGGCGCCGGGGAGCCGGCGGTGTGA
- a CDS encoding M20/M25/M40 family metallo-hydrolase, producing the protein MSAADLSAGRRVAAREAVAMASDLIAFDTSNHGDPHVRGTERPAAEYVAGRLADVGYDVTYLESGAPGRGNVVARLPGADPSRGALLLHGHLDVVPADAADWSVHPFSGEVRDGYVWGRGAVDMKGAVAIMLAVARRLRREGAIPPRDLIFAFVADEEAGGWHGARWLVDNRPDLFEGATEAIGEVGGFSVTLGSATGGEDVRAYLVQTAEKGSMWLRLAARGRGGHGSMLHDDNAIATLAAAVARLDVHRFPLVLTEPIRALLTGIADITGIPFDEADPQSAVDRLGPLARLIGAALRDTANVTLFDAGYRSNVVPVTAHATVDGRFLPGREEAFGRELVEVLGPGVRAAWDTLPPVRTDVDGALMAAIAAAIEAEDPGARVLPYLLAAGTDAKSFQRLGIRHLGFTPLRLPPELDFSALFHGVDERVPVAALEFGTRVLDRLLRTC; encoded by the coding sequence GTGAGCGCTGCCGACCTGTCGGCGGGGCGGCGGGTCGCCGCCCGCGAGGCGGTGGCGATGGCCAGCGACCTCATCGCGTTCGACACCAGCAACCACGGCGACCCGCACGTCCGGGGCACGGAGCGGCCCGCGGCCGAGTACGTGGCCGGCCGGCTCGCCGACGTCGGCTACGACGTCACCTACCTGGAGTCCGGCGCACCCGGGCGCGGCAACGTCGTCGCCCGGCTGCCCGGCGCCGACCCGTCGCGGGGCGCCCTGCTTCTGCACGGTCACCTCGACGTCGTCCCGGCGGACGCGGCCGACTGGTCGGTGCACCCGTTCTCCGGCGAGGTGCGCGACGGCTACGTGTGGGGACGCGGCGCCGTCGACATGAAGGGCGCGGTGGCGATCATGCTGGCGGTGGCTCGCCGGCTGCGCCGCGAGGGAGCCATCCCGCCGCGGGACCTGATCTTCGCGTTCGTCGCCGACGAGGAGGCCGGCGGCTGGCACGGCGCCCGCTGGCTGGTGGACAACCGCCCCGACCTGTTCGAGGGCGCCACCGAGGCGATCGGCGAGGTCGGCGGCTTCTCCGTCACCCTGGGCTCCGCCACCGGCGGCGAGGACGTGCGCGCCTACCTGGTCCAGACGGCGGAGAAGGGCAGCATGTGGCTGCGGCTGGCGGCTCGCGGCCGCGGCGGGCACGGTTCGATGCTGCACGACGACAACGCGATCGCGACCCTGGCGGCGGCCGTCGCCCGCCTCGACGTCCACCGCTTCCCGCTGGTGCTCACCGAGCCGATCCGGGCGCTGCTCACCGGGATCGCGGACATCACCGGAATCCCGTTCGACGAGGCCGATCCGCAGTCGGCCGTCGACCGCCTCGGCCCGCTGGCGCGCCTGATCGGGGCGGCGCTGCGGGACACCGCGAACGTGACCCTGTTCGACGCCGGCTACCGCTCCAACGTCGTTCCCGTCACGGCCCACGCCACCGTGGACGGCCGGTTCCTGCCCGGGCGGGAGGAGGCGTTCGGCCGCGAACTGGTCGAGGTGCTCGGCCCGGGGGTGCGGGCCGCGTGGGACACCCTGCCGCCCGTCCGGACGGACGTCGACGGCGCCCTGATGGCGGCGATCGCCGCGGCGATCGAGGCGGAGGACCCGGGCGCGCGGGTCCTGCCGTACCTGCTGGCCGCGGGGACGGACGCGAAGTCGTTCCAGCGGCTGGGGATCCGCCACCTCGGGTTCACGCCGCTGCGCCTGCCGCCGGAGCTGGATTTCAGCGCCCTGTTCCACGGGGTCGACGAACGGGTTCCCGTCGCGGCCCTGGAGTTCGGCACCCGCGTGCTGGATCGGCTGCTGCGAACCTGCTGA
- a CDS encoding pyridoxamine 5'-phosphate oxidase family protein has protein sequence MTSTSVGAPGFTASASDKTTVTLDHAGGGVLPAATCLWLLAGEQVGRVAFRADGEILVLPVNYVLDGDAIAFRTATGSKLAAALEEDAVGFEVDGHDPVARAGWSVLINGRAVAVTDRQTLARLEKTGLAPWADRIEHPHWVRILPESMTGRVVAHS, from the coding sequence ATGACATCGACGAGTGTGGGCGCGCCAGGTTTCACCGCCAGCGCCAGCGACAAGACCACCGTCACCCTCGACCATGCCGGAGGTGGTGTCCTGCCCGCGGCCACCTGCCTGTGGCTGCTCGCCGGCGAGCAGGTGGGCCGGGTCGCGTTCCGCGCGGACGGGGAGATCCTCGTCCTGCCGGTGAACTACGTGCTGGACGGGGACGCGATCGCGTTCCGCACGGCCACCGGCTCCAAGCTGGCCGCGGCGCTCGAGGAGGACGCCGTCGGATTCGAGGTCGACGGCCACGACCCGGTGGCCCGGGCGGGCTGGAGCGTCCTGATCAACGGCAGGGCGGTGGCGGTCACCGACCGGCAGACCCTGGCCCGGCTGGAGAAGACCGGGCTCGCCCCGTGGGCGGACCGCATCGAGCACCCGCACTGGGTGCGCATCCTGCCCGAGTCGATGACCGGCCGGGTCGTCGCCCACTCCTGA
- a CDS encoding SpoIIE family protein phosphatase, translating to MGLRAGRAVRALRGRWPGRSRPGDPRYLADAVAGRTTAGHTAPAGPAVVRPTAEVADLSLTLAGAGIGVWSWEPASGRLVCDEQAAALCGLAPGEFDGTIDAALATVHPEDVADVRTTLSDAARTAGAVLEEYRILRPDGSIRWIQARGAVVRDGTDGAARMVGLVGDVSSVQTDRDGGGPGSTALWRAARLLDLTHAIGQALTVDELGDVVVHTAAADLGIVFAAVMLHGEDGELYRSIVHPETSPVLAMWQALPIRGPAAAADVVRDRRPRYHRSRAEYLADYPDRVQTVRVLGLNASAHLPLVVSGRLIGVLVLVWNLPRDFDPGDQAFLQTLAGICAHALERARLYERQTTLVAVLQRAILPQRLPDPVGVRLSARYLPASRDVGIGGDWYDAIVLPDGALMVVVGDVGGHGLGAIAIMAELHQATRAYALQGRSPAEITTQLAANLAGQGDETLATAVVAHLTPGERWLTWSCAGHPPPLLIAGSSTRYLEQVHGPILGAVPGHQYGQSELSLPPGCRLLLYSDGLVERRGASLSLGLDAFAAAASAGAASGPGADGQPGRGGGLEDLCDGILTEITTPAGRDDDVCLLAVGLD from the coding sequence GTGGGACTGCGGGCAGGTCGCGCGGTCCGTGCACTGCGGGGCCGCTGGCCGGGACGAAGCCGCCCGGGCGACCCGCGGTATCTGGCCGACGCCGTCGCCGGACGCACCACCGCCGGACACACCGCCCCGGCGGGCCCGGCGGTGGTGCGTCCCACCGCCGAGGTCGCCGATCTGTCGCTGACCCTGGCCGGCGCCGGGATCGGCGTGTGGAGCTGGGAGCCGGCCAGTGGTCGGCTCGTCTGCGACGAACAGGCGGCCGCGCTGTGCGGTCTCGCCCCGGGCGAGTTCGACGGGACCATCGACGCCGCCCTCGCCACGGTCCACCCGGAGGACGTGGCGGACGTGCGCACGACGCTGTCCGACGCCGCCCGCACCGCCGGCGCCGTCCTGGAGGAGTACCGGATCCTGCGCCCGGACGGCTCGATCCGCTGGATCCAGGCCCGCGGGGCCGTGGTACGGGACGGCACGGACGGCGCGGCGCGGATGGTCGGGCTGGTCGGCGACGTCAGCTCGGTGCAGACGGACCGCGACGGCGGGGGCCCCGGCTCCACCGCGCTGTGGCGTGCCGCCCGCCTGCTCGACCTCACCCACGCGATCGGGCAGGCCCTGACCGTCGACGAACTCGGCGACGTGGTCGTGCACACCGCCGCCGCCGACCTCGGGATCGTCTTCGCCGCGGTCATGCTCCACGGTGAGGACGGCGAGCTCTACCGCAGCATCGTGCACCCGGAGACCTCGCCGGTCCTCGCGATGTGGCAGGCCCTGCCGATCCGCGGGCCGGCCGCCGCCGCCGACGTCGTGCGCGACCGGCGGCCCCGCTATCACCGCAGCCGGGCCGAGTACCTCGCCGACTACCCGGACCGGGTCCAGACGGTGCGGGTCCTCGGGCTGAACGCCAGCGCCCACCTGCCGCTGGTCGTCTCCGGCCGGCTCATCGGCGTCCTCGTGCTCGTCTGGAACCTGCCCCGCGACTTCGACCCGGGTGATCAGGCTTTCCTGCAGACCCTCGCCGGGATCTGCGCCCACGCCCTCGAACGGGCCCGGCTGTACGAGCGCCAGACGACACTGGTCGCCGTCCTGCAACGGGCGATCCTGCCGCAGCGGCTGCCCGATCCGGTCGGAGTGCGACTCAGCGCCCGGTACCTGCCGGCGAGTCGGGACGTCGGCATCGGCGGCGACTGGTACGACGCCATCGTGCTGCCGGACGGCGCGCTCATGGTCGTCGTCGGCGACGTCGGGGGCCACGGCCTCGGCGCGATCGCGATCATGGCGGAGCTCCACCAGGCCACCCGGGCATACGCGCTGCAGGGCCGGAGCCCGGCCGAGATCACCACCCAGCTCGCCGCGAACCTCGCCGGTCAGGGCGACGAGACGCTGGCCACCGCCGTCGTCGCCCACCTCACGCCGGGCGAGCGGTGGTTGACCTGGTCCTGCGCGGGCCACCCGCCGCCGCTGCTGATCGCCGGATCGTCCACGCGCTACCTCGAACAGGTGCACGGTCCGATTCTCGGCGCAGTGCCGGGTCACCAGTACGGACAGAGCGAGTTGTCGCTGCCGCCCGGCTGCCGGCTGCTGCTCTACAGCGACGGGCTGGTGGAGCGGCGGGGGGCGTCGCTGTCGCTGGGCCTCGACGCGTTCGCCGCCGCTGCCAGCGCCGGGGCCGCATCCGGCCCCGGCGCGGACGGCCAGCCCGGGCGCGGCGGTGGCCTGGAGGACCTGTGCGACGGGATCCTCACCGAGATCACCACCCCCGCCGGGCGCGACGACGACGTCTGCCTGCTCGCCGTCGGCCTGGACTGA
- a CDS encoding FadR/GntR family transcriptional regulator: protein MAAPVFSLPEGRSGADVRSPKTAELLTRRLRRMIVTGELRDGDYLPREAELMAHFGVSRPTLREAVRVLEAESLVEVRRGSRTGARIRVPGPEMVARPAGLLLAVAGTTLGEVLVARLGIEPLAAWLVADRGSDDAIAALVAALDDLTANLAQDDSGGAVGAGFARFHEVVVEQSGNRALVVTAGMIQEILARHMATATRSHFESEPDEVQLQYRRAVRAYEKLISLVRAGEADEAERFWRRHLISANESLLRGFDAAGVIDILE from the coding sequence ATGGCCGCGCCGGTCTTCTCTCTGCCGGAGGGCCGGTCCGGGGCGGACGTGCGGTCCCCGAAGACGGCCGAACTGCTCACCCGCAGACTGCGCCGCATGATCGTCACGGGCGAGCTGCGCGACGGCGACTACCTGCCCCGCGAGGCGGAGCTCATGGCTCACTTCGGCGTCTCCCGCCCGACGTTGCGCGAGGCCGTGCGGGTGCTGGAGGCCGAGTCCCTCGTCGAGGTCCGTCGTGGCTCCCGCACCGGCGCCCGCATCCGGGTACCGGGCCCCGAGATGGTCGCCCGCCCGGCCGGGCTGCTGCTCGCCGTCGCGGGCACCACCCTCGGTGAGGTGCTCGTCGCGCGCCTCGGGATCGAACCGCTGGCCGCATGGCTGGTCGCCGACCGGGGTTCCGACGACGCGATCGCGGCGCTCGTCGCGGCGCTCGACGACCTGACCGCCAACCTGGCCCAGGACGACAGCGGTGGCGCCGTCGGAGCCGGCTTCGCCCGGTTCCACGAGGTCGTCGTCGAGCAGTCCGGCAACCGGGCGCTCGTGGTCACGGCCGGCATGATCCAGGAGATCCTCGCCCGGCACATGGCGACCGCGACGAGGTCGCACTTCGAGTCCGAGCCGGACGAGGTGCAGTTGCAGTACCGCCGGGCGGTCCGGGCCTACGAGAAGCTGATCAGCCTGGTCCGCGCCGGCGAGGCGGACGAGGCCGAGCGGTTCTGGCGTCGCCACCTGATCTCCGCCAACGAGTCGCTGCTGCGGGGCTTCGACGCGGCCGGTGTCATCGACATTCTCGAATAG
- a CDS encoding enoyl-CoA hydratase/isomerase family protein, which yields MPAEVPVLKSVLVTLGDDHVLTLTLNRPDRLNAFNQEVLDDFRAIWDFAAVTDDVHVVVLRAQGERAFSTGVDVVEGYDLAKEPLKQVDPAAYLSPKFNQCWKPLVCAVQGMAAGGALYWLNEADIIIAGEGATFFDPHVTFGMTAALEPIGLARRIPIGEVLRMALLGNDERMSARRAHEIGFVSEVVPRDQLWSRAQDIAERIARHPTVAVQQTVRAIWESLDSTRTQALRTGLLYVQVATPPGTSRTQPTTRGGYEVR from the coding sequence ATGCCGGCCGAGGTACCCGTGTTGAAGAGCGTCCTCGTCACGCTCGGTGATGATCATGTCCTCACCCTGACCCTCAACCGGCCTGACCGGCTCAACGCGTTCAACCAGGAGGTGCTGGACGACTTCCGGGCGATCTGGGACTTCGCCGCCGTCACCGACGACGTGCACGTCGTCGTCCTGCGGGCGCAGGGGGAGCGCGCCTTCAGCACCGGCGTCGACGTGGTCGAGGGCTACGACCTCGCGAAGGAGCCCCTCAAGCAGGTCGACCCGGCCGCCTACCTCTCCCCGAAGTTCAACCAGTGCTGGAAGCCGCTCGTGTGCGCGGTGCAGGGCATGGCCGCGGGCGGGGCGCTGTACTGGCTGAACGAGGCCGACATCATCATCGCCGGCGAGGGTGCGACCTTCTTCGACCCGCACGTCACCTTCGGCATGACCGCGGCGCTGGAGCCGATCGGGCTGGCGCGGCGCATCCCGATCGGCGAGGTGCTGCGCATGGCGCTGCTCGGTAACGACGAGCGGATGTCGGCCAGGCGGGCCCACGAGATCGGTTTCGTCAGTGAGGTCGTCCCCCGTGACCAGCTGTGGTCGCGGGCGCAGGACATCGCGGAGCGCATCGCCCGCCATCCGACCGTGGCGGTCCAGCAGACCGTGCGGGCGATCTGGGAGTCCCTGGACTCCACACGGACGCAGGCCCTGCGCACCGGCCTGCTCTACGTGCAGGTCGCGACCCCGCCGGGCACGTCACGCACCCAGCCGACGACCCGCGGCGGGTACGAGGTGCGGTGA
- a CDS encoding bifunctional glycosyltransferase family 2/GtrA family protein yields MQSLTGAVAPRTSKPPALNLVEVMIPVYNEEAVLEKSVRRLHTYLTDRYPYEWRITIVDNASTDRTLIVADRLAEELPRVQVRHLDVKGRGLALREAWSASDADIVCYMDVDLSTDLDAFLPLTAPLLSGHSEIAIGSRLRRGARVVRGPKREIISRCYNSLLRVFFRSSFRDAQCGFKAMRSDVARILLPAVRNDNWFFDTELLLLADRNRLRIHEVPVDWVDDPDSRVDVVATALEDLRGMWGVGLRILAGRGRVELPAELASARLPARMRAQLGPFAIIGTISTLSYVVLYALLRAVLSAFDANLLALCVTVVGNTWANRRFTFRRTGRQRWARQFVESAMVFGVGLIISSAALAILHLLWQTSGVLSEIVTVLASGVLATIVRFMLLRAWVFHPDRG; encoded by the coding sequence ATGCAGTCGCTGACTGGCGCGGTTGCGCCGCGCACGTCGAAACCCCCCGCCCTGAACCTCGTCGAGGTGATGATTCCGGTCTACAACGAGGAGGCGGTGCTGGAAAAAAGTGTGCGTCGCCTGCACACCTATCTGACCGACCGGTATCCCTATGAGTGGCGCATCACGATCGTCGACAACGCCAGTACGGATCGAACACTGATCGTCGCCGACCGGTTGGCAGAGGAACTGCCTCGAGTCCAGGTTCGTCATCTCGATGTCAAAGGTCGGGGTCTGGCGCTGCGCGAGGCGTGGTCGGCATCGGACGCCGATATTGTCTGTTACATGGACGTTGACCTTTCCACCGATCTCGATGCGTTCCTCCCGCTGACGGCACCGTTGTTGTCCGGGCATTCCGAGATTGCCATAGGATCCCGACTTCGGCGCGGCGCCCGAGTCGTCCGCGGCCCGAAGCGGGAAATCATCTCCCGCTGCTACAACAGTCTGCTTCGGGTATTCTTCCGGAGCTCGTTCCGGGATGCCCAGTGTGGTTTCAAGGCAATGCGGTCAGACGTGGCCCGGATACTGCTGCCCGCGGTCCGCAACGATAACTGGTTCTTCGACACCGAGCTGCTGTTGCTGGCCGACCGTAATCGGTTGCGGATTCACGAGGTGCCCGTCGACTGGGTGGACGACCCGGACTCGCGGGTCGACGTCGTCGCCACCGCACTGGAGGACCTGCGTGGGATGTGGGGGGTGGGGCTGCGCATCCTCGCTGGTCGGGGGCGCGTCGAGCTGCCGGCCGAGCTGGCCTCGGCGCGGCTGCCGGCCCGGATGAGGGCCCAGCTCGGCCCGTTCGCGATCATCGGAACCATCTCGACCCTGTCGTACGTCGTCCTCTACGCCCTACTCAGGGCAGTCCTGTCGGCATTCGACGCCAACCTCCTCGCCCTGTGCGTCACGGTGGTGGGAAACACCTGGGCGAATCGCCGCTTCACGTTCCGTCGCACCGGCCGTCAGCGGTGGGCACGCCAGTTCGTGGAGTCCGCGATGGTCTTCGGGGTGGGCCTGATCATCTCCAGTGCGGCGCTGGCCATTCTGCATCTGCTGTGGCAGACCTCGGGGGTGCTCTCGGAGATAGTCACCGTGCTGGCCAGCGGCGTTCTGGCCACTATCGTCCGGTTTATGCTCCTGCGGGCGTGGGTGTTCCATCCGGATCGTGGCTGA
- a CDS encoding ArnT family glycosyltransferase — MEWAALAAVLIFGAVLNLWRLDRNGYGNVYYAAAARSMSGSWHNYVFGALDPAGFITVDKPPLALWVQAASVWMFGLSSWSLLVPAAAAGTVTVFALYHAVRAQVGALGGLVAALALTVTPVFVSTARFNNPDPFMVMLLVLAAWALVASVRQDSGRLLALAAVCVGLAFDAKMLQAYLVVPALGLVYLVAAPGGLRRRLALLGAATLALVVASGAWMALVDLTPKAHRPFVGGSTDNTVRDLVFGYNGLGRVDGSGGQGAFGAVLGSRRGPGRFFDATTGGLIAWLIPVAVAAALLGLWQRRRAPRTDPARAAVLLWGTWALLCWLVLSFARGAFHPYYVGEAAPAFAALVGVGFALAAAAWSAGGVGAGGRVPTTLAAVAGLVSTVAVAVLVLRRTPTWNAWLRPTLIVAAVISAGMLALAAWAARRAGGPGEPARGRAAPATAALAGVLALAVVLAAPTAFALTPLRHPSQGSDPVVGPPRTTSSPLDLALPAQLADNPALRALRQLTEAFPQLTRSAQPVTRGLSVDLVTPSLLAYLRAHREGAKFLVAVDTDPLAAPTIAHTGEAVMPMGGFLGSDPAPTVSGLAALVRSHALRHVLLLGGGASGGSLISALAAPIAGERDAWVRHSCTLVPAAKYGGGSGLVSLLGQAAPGGAPGVPGVGGAATGGAPASPFGAGGIPKPAIDISPVELLQDFRILADAFSLNLYDCQAPTA, encoded by the coding sequence GTGGAATGGGCGGCACTGGCCGCAGTCCTGATCTTCGGAGCGGTGCTCAATCTGTGGCGGCTGGACCGCAACGGTTACGGCAACGTCTACTACGCCGCCGCGGCCCGTTCGATGAGTGGTTCGTGGCACAACTATGTGTTCGGCGCTCTCGACCCGGCCGGCTTCATCACCGTCGACAAGCCGCCGCTCGCGTTGTGGGTGCAGGCGGCGAGCGTGTGGATGTTCGGCCTGTCGAGCTGGAGCCTGCTGGTGCCGGCCGCCGCCGCCGGGACTGTGACGGTGTTCGCCCTGTACCACGCGGTGCGCGCGCAGGTCGGCGCCCTGGGCGGGCTCGTCGCCGCCCTCGCCCTGACCGTCACCCCGGTGTTCGTCAGCACGGCGCGATTCAACAACCCCGACCCGTTCATGGTGATGCTGCTGGTGCTGGCGGCCTGGGCGCTGGTCGCCTCCGTGCGCCAGGACAGCGGCCGGCTGCTCGCCCTGGCCGCCGTCTGCGTGGGCCTCGCGTTCGACGCGAAGATGTTGCAGGCCTACCTCGTTGTGCCCGCCCTCGGCCTGGTCTACCTGGTTGCGGCCCCGGGCGGGCTGCGCCGCCGGCTGGCCCTGCTCGGCGCCGCCACGCTCGCGCTGGTGGTGGCGAGCGGGGCCTGGATGGCCCTGGTCGACCTGACTCCGAAGGCACACCGCCCGTTCGTGGGCGGTTCGACCGACAACACCGTCCGGGATCTGGTCTTCGGTTACAACGGGCTGGGGCGGGTCGACGGCAGCGGCGGCCAGGGCGCCTTCGGTGCGGTGCTCGGCTCCCGGCGGGGGCCGGGCCGGTTCTTCGACGCCACCACCGGCGGCCTGATCGCCTGGCTCATCCCGGTGGCGGTGGCAGCGGCGCTGCTCGGCCTGTGGCAGCGCCGGCGGGCCCCGCGGACCGACCCGGCCCGCGCGGCGGTGCTGCTCTGGGGAACCTGGGCGCTGCTGTGCTGGCTGGTCCTCAGCTTCGCCCGGGGCGCGTTCCACCCGTACTACGTCGGGGAGGCGGCCCCGGCGTTCGCCGCTCTGGTCGGCGTGGGCTTCGCCCTGGCCGCGGCGGCCTGGTCGGCCGGGGGCGTGGGTGCCGGCGGGCGGGTGCCCACCACCCTGGCCGCCGTCGCCGGCCTGGTCTCGACCGTGGCCGTCGCCGTGCTGGTCCTGCGGCGCACCCCGACGTGGAACGCCTGGTTGCGGCCCACTCTGATCGTCGCCGCGGTGATCAGCGCCGGGATGCTGGCGCTCGCCGCCTGGGCCGCCCGGCGCGCGGGGGGCCCGGGCGAACCGGCGCGCGGGCGCGCGGCACCGGCCACCGCGGCCCTCGCCGGCGTGCTCGCCCTGGCCGTCGTGCTGGCCGCGCCCACGGCGTTCGCACTCACCCCGCTGCGCCATCCGAGCCAGGGCAGCGACCCCGTCGTCGGCCCGCCGAGGACCACGTCCAGCCCACTCGACCTCGCGCTTCCGGCGCAGCTGGCGGACAACCCGGCCCTCCGTGCGCTGCGTCAGCTCACCGAGGCGTTCCCCCAGCTCACCCGGTCGGCGCAGCCGGTGACGAGGGGATTGTCCGTCGACCTGGTCACCCCCTCGTTGCTCGCCTACCTGCGGGCCCACCGAGAGGGCGCGAAGTTCCTGGTCGCGGTCGACACCGATCCGCTGGCCGCGCCGACCATCGCCCACACCGGCGAGGCGGTGATGCCGATGGGCGGCTTCCTCGGCAGCGACCCGGCGCCGACCGTCTCTGGTCTCGCCGCCCTCGTCCGTTCCCATGCCCTGCGCCACGTGCTGCTGCTCGGCGGGGGTGCCTCCGGCGGGAGCCTGATAAGCGCGTTGGCCGCGCCGATCGCCGGGGAGCGGGACGCCTGGGTGCGGCACTCCTGCACCCTCGTGCCCGCGGCGAAGTACGGCGGGGGCAGTGGCCTGGTGTCGCTGCTCGGCCAGGCGGCACCGGGTGGTGCGCCGGGTGTCCCTGGCGTCGGGGGTGCCGCAACGGGTGGTGCGCCGGCCTCGCCGTTCGGTGCCGGCGGGATCCCGAAGCCCGCCATCGACATTTCGCCGGTGGAACTCCTGCAGGACTTCCGCATTCTCGCGGACGCCTTCTCGCTGAACCTCTACGACTGCCAGGCGCCGACGGCCTAG
- a CDS encoding helix-turn-helix transcriptional regulator — protein sequence MGPVVSDSSAVQVRLHRTMTAAGFDRASGPFTTENQPTDARTQRERVRLAQIELLELSAQLTTPHLRRQILRIYSLLRSEPVTQSPAKPPPFRLTLREMEVLTLVATGCSNVEAAEQLTIRAETVKTYMRSIMRKMGVRNRTAAVHTARQIGLLD from the coding sequence ATGGGCCCAGTGGTTTCGGACTCGTCCGCCGTGCAGGTGCGCCTGCACCGGACGATGACCGCCGCCGGCTTCGACCGAGCGTCGGGTCCTTTCACCACCGAGAACCAACCGACCGACGCGCGGACCCAGCGGGAACGGGTTCGCCTGGCCCAGATCGAGCTGTTGGAGCTCAGCGCGCAGCTCACAACGCCCCACCTGCGACGCCAGATCCTGCGCATCTACTCGCTGCTACGCAGTGAGCCGGTGACGCAGAGTCCGGCGAAGCCACCGCCCTTCCGTCTCACTCTGCGTGAGATGGAGGTGCTCACTCTGGTGGCCACAGGCTGCTCCAACGTCGAGGCGGCGGAGCAGCTCACCATCCGGGCCGAGACGGTCAAGACCTACATGCGCAGCATCATGCGCAAGATGGGCGTCCGGAACCGGACCGCGGCGGTGCACACCGCCCGGCAGATCGGTCTGCTGGACTGA